In one window of Acidobacteriota bacterium DNA:
- a CDS encoding DUF4189 domain-containing protein: MKKILLAVFLALWWVSVVLASGGLHSSRRNNWGAIAYSKSSGRIGYSYDYATEAQAINSAVERCGVRDCQAVVWFVNGCGALAKGDKGYGWAIGASRSEAEGKALAECRKRGGGCRIVQWACTSR; the protein is encoded by the coding sequence GTGAAAAAAATTCTCTTGGCGGTATTTCTGGCTTTGTGGTGGGTATCGGTTGTTCTGGCAAGCGGCGGTTTGCATAGCAGCAGGCGCAACAACTGGGGAGCGATTGCTTATTCAAAATCATCAGGAAGAATCGGCTATTCATACGACTATGCAACCGAAGCGCAGGCTATCAATTCGGCGGTTGAAAGATGCGGGGTGCGCGATTGTCAGGCAGTCGTCTGGTTCGTCAATGGGTGCGGCGCATTGGCAAAAGGCGACAAAGGATATGGCTGGGCAATTGGCGCTTCAAGAAGTGAAGCCGAAGGCAAGGCGCTTGCAGAATGCCGTAAACGCGGCGGCGGTTGCCGGATTGTGCAATGGGCTTGCACCTCAAGATGA